The sequence below is a genomic window from Lolium perenne isolate Kyuss_39 chromosome 4, Kyuss_2.0, whole genome shotgun sequence.
TCGGTCGCTATGGGATGGGAAGTCCTATCCAGTTCCTTCAGGTCAGGAGCTTCAAGAACAAGAACGGATCATGTTTTCTTACAAACCAGTAGGACGGTGGAGTGGAAACATCGCTCAAATAACGATTCTCTTCAATAAGATTTTATGTAAATGAAGAAGCTTGGCAAGCTGCAGGAAGGATAGTGGCTCATAAGCTAGCCCAGCTTTAAAATTCAAGTTTTTTTTAGCATAGGCATAATTTTGCAATTAAGCTCTCTAGGAAGCTGAAAACAGCTCAGGGGCACAATGGTGTGGAGCGGAGCTCAGCGGCTCGTGGCGGGGCAACACAGAGGTGGCGGGGCAGCACCCGCTCGCCCATCCTCTGGACCCTGTGGGCCCATCTGGAGGAGGAAGGCCCCGATTCAAGCTTTGCCTTTTGACATTGTCTTGCAGGCCTCGTGACGGTTGCAACTAGGAGACGGCGATGGTGTCAACTTGACCATGGTGGCACGTGTTGTTGGGTGGCAAGTTCGGTGGTGGTGAGGCTTCGACCCCGCAAGTATCCTTTGCAACGGATCGTCCGAGGGTTGTGGGTGTGGATTTTCGGGAGAAACCCTTGTCTGCTCGTGCGAAACCGATGAAATGCTGCTTTCGGGTGACACCATTCCTTTCCGGAGGTCGTCGTGGCTACCCTGATCCATTTTGTTCGGTGTGCCAGGGGAGCCCTAGGACCAGTGCGCTCGTCCGGGCAACAACGCGTCGACGTTGCCTCCTTTCTTGAAGGTGTTGTTTCGTACATGACTCTTCCCCTCCTTTCTTGAAGGTGTTGCATGGTACTTGACTCTTCGATGCTATGATGAGTGTTGTGGAACATGTTTGGAGGGCGCTGCGGTCGCGGCCATTGTCAATTAATCGATCCGCCTTAGGATGTGTTCGGTTCCAGAACGAggaggaatggaatggaatggttccgttCCGAGGTCATGGGACGGTTCCGACCCGGTGTTCGGTTTAGAAAAaacgaggaatggaatggttccatattTTGTTCGGTTGGAGGAATTGGGAACGGAACGGAATAGCCACAATCGTGCTTAAAATGCTAATAATTGTAATTAACGGGCTGTTTTGGCTCAAAATATCTGCACATTTTTTTTCCAAAATCAAATTACAGAGGTCACATCTAAATTAGTTAGGCAAAATCCCCGCCCCGGCGCCTGTAGCTTCCCACCCCGCCCCGCCGCCTGTAGCTTCCCAGCGCTGCCGCGCCTGCTGCCCACCCCGCCCCGACGCCTGCAGCTTCCCAGCGCCGCCACCTGCAGCTTCCCACCCCGCCCGCCGCTTTGTAGCTTCCCGGCGCCGCCGCGCTTGCCGCCCACCCGCCGGCGCCTACATTCCCAAAATTGGGGCCAAATCGAGCCGCCCGCCGGAGGGCCCGGTGGATGGAGGCGAGGAGCCAACCGGAGGTCCCGCACGCCGCCGTCGGTGCCCGGGGCCACGCTGCAGACTCGTCGAGGCCGAGCAGTGCAACACGGCGCGCGCGCATCCCGTACGGCGATGCGGCCGTGGCGGTCGCCGGCGGCGAGGCGGAGCGGGCGGTGGTCGTCGGCGTCCTCGTGGCCTGTGTGCCTCGCGCCGCCCTGCCTGGCCTCGGGGCCGCAGTATGAGATGGTTAGCGATTATTTGACGCAGTCGTTAGCGAGCCGTTCCTCGCGGTCCGCCCAATTTGGTGGAACGAGGCAATTCCGCATCTAGCACGAATATTCGCTTCGGGGGAACCAGTTGGTTCCGTTCCATGACCCCAACCGAACACTAGAATCGCCTCCAGGTGCAGAACGGTTTCATCCCATTCCTCTGTATTCcaaaaccgaacacacccttagtttccattttatttctccTTTTCTTTGCTTTTGGATATGTCTTTGCTGTTGACTTAGCATTTTTTTTCTTGTAGTTATATCCTTGGTTTTTATGGTGTGCTGCTAACACATCGGGACGAAAGCAAGCAAGAGAAGGATTGATTACTGCTCACCGTGTCCTTCCCCAATCATCAACCTGGAACTATTATGATGAGGAAGCGTATACTCGTAAGCAAGAAATCGCAGACGATCCGGAGGCGCTGAATAGATCTACAGTGGCCCCTCTGACCTGTCCAGATTAATCTTACACTCATCCAGATTCGGGATTACGCGTATTTGTTTATGGGGAAGGAACGCGTATACCGATGCAGATAAACATTTTGTAATCCCTATGGTGCTATCCGCTTTGCTATTGCGTCACCTGAACGTCCCTTGCGCCGGGCAGCGACCTCGCTTAAAATATTCCAGACAGTTGTTTAATAGTAATCCCTGGGCAAGCCAGCTGCTCAAGCTCAGGTCATCGAGTGTGGAATTTGGCTGTCTCTAGTCCCTGGTAGATCGACTAGCAGTGATAGTAGAACTGGAGTACTCCGTATTATACATATTTTTACCGTGGAATATCACTATCTCAACTGCCGCATTTGGTTCCGTGTCCAGGATTTCAGATCAGGGAATGGAAAGCATTGTCAGTGCAGTTTCAGGGCATCTTGTTCTGCGGAAACAGGCAACCTCCACCCAGTTGCCCTGCACGCCACCCGGCGTGAGCGTGACAAAAGAAACTTGCAAACTGGTTACTAGCAAGAAAGGAGACAAAATTACTCGCGTCAGTTCAGTTCGCCACTGAATGCATTCCAAATTTGAAATTGTAGTAGTAGACTAGTAGTAGTAGGTCGGTTAGCAATTGATTTCATTCCAATTTTCATGCAAGGAGCTATTTGTATTTGTGTAATTACTAAGTTGCAATCTTACACCGTCGTCGTTGCTCCACTGCGAGCACCAAGGAAACCAAACGAAACCAAACATTGTGGTGAATGATCATCTCTCAGTTCCTCCTGTGGTGAATGATCATCTCTCAGTTCTTTGAGCTAACGCTacaatttttatttatttattttttgctCATTCATTCCTCCCGGTACTTACTACGTACAAGAAATTACTACTCCGTTAACCCATCACAAGGGTCAAAATCAAAGAGAAAAGGGGAAAAGAAATCAAAAATAATTGCATCCAGTTCCAGTCCCAGAGAACCGAGCTGCGAGTTCCCGATCGAGGCAAGAAAAAAAAAATCGACCAAAGACAGGTCCTCAATTAAACAGTGTGTCCATCTCCGCCTCCCTCGCCGGCGTCGGCGAGCTCACAGGCAGCGGCGGGGGCATCCGGAGCagggggcggcggcgggggaaCCTCGCGCTCGTAGGGGGAGAGCCACTTGGCGCGCATGTACTCGGGCTTGCGCCACGGCGGCAGGTGGAGGCCGCGCTTCTTCAGGCTGGCGCGTGCCGAGTCCGCGGCGGCGGCCACCAGGAGGCGCAGTCGGTCCTCCCGCCCGACGAACACCGACGGCAGGCGCTGCAGCACCGCGCGGTAGGCCTTGGTGGGGCGCGCGACCTCGAACTGGGAGCGGAAGTCGACGTCCACGATCACGCGCTCCCGGTCGCCGCGCTCGGACCCCGCGGGCAGGAGCACGTCCACGTACGCGTGCTCGCCGGCGGGGTGGGAGGAGGACTTGTCCCAGCGGGAGAGGCACAGCGCGGCGTCGTGGCCCGTGGCGACGAGGGAGGCCGCGAGCAGGCGGAGCAGGTCCCGCTTGCGCGCCCCCGCCGCGCGGTGGCGTTCCACCAGCGTGGAGACGTCGGCCAGCAGGTTGCGCTCGCGCAGGCTGGCGCAGTGGACCAGGCCCTGGAACGAGAAATGGAACAGGGGACAGGATCAGTTCGTGTTTCTGGCTTAATAATTTGTCGCCACCGGCAAGCGGCGGCAGGCAGGCCGGCGATATCAGAATTGAGTAGTGATTATGGAAGCGGTGGGATGCAGGGGGTGGCTACCTTGATGGTCTCGGCGGCGTCGGAGAGTGCGGAGGCCTCGGCGGCGGCGggcccgtcgtcgtcgtcggaggcGTCGCCGCCGTTGAagcagttgcagcagcgcgcggcGTTGGCCCGCTCGCCGGGGACGACGGCGCCGCCGTCCTCGAGGAAGCTGCGGACCATGCCGTCGAGGCACACGGAGCTGGGCTCCAGCAAGTCGTCCTTGTCCCCGCCGGCGGAGACGGACGGGAGCCGCTCCGCCGGCGAGACCCGCAGCACCTGGCGTTCGAACAGGCGCTTGAGGCGCGACTTGGCCAGCGCCGCGGGGGACGGGGTCGGGGACGGATCGATCTGCGCGGTCGCGGCGGCCCTCATGGCTGCGGACGCGAACGGACGGCGGGGGCGACGGGGGCCGGCGGGCTCTAGAGATGATCTCCTCCGGCGATCGCGAGCCGCATAGCCGTGGTTGGGCTTGGATCGGAGGGAAGCGGCTAGGGTTTATTTTTGGGGACTCCCTAGTTTTTTGCGAGTGAATTTAGTTTGTTGTGCTGTGAAATCGAATCCTTTGGTTGGAAGAAGACGAAGAGGGGAGCAGGGGATTTAAAGGAGTGCGGAGCGGTGACGTGGCGGCCGTAAATGCGGCGTGGCTTCCTGCGTGGTCGACCCTATCCTCCACGCTTTCCTACGTGTACACTGACCGGTGGGCCATGGTACAGAAAACCCCAAGTTACCCTCGTTTGGCCTCTAGCTTTCGTAGGTGAATGCGGAGGGTAGTCTGGGCATTTCGCAGGTGACAGGGAAGAGAGGGCGGTGGTCTGCCCGTGGCCAGCGAAACAGGGGAGGTGATTCAATTCAATTGTGGGGTTTCTTGCggggtgatcaaagatgaattacgGGGCATTTGCTTGCCAATTATGGCTCCCATTATTACAGAGGAAGGAAGAAAATTATGCATCATTTACTTGTTTTACTACGACCTGCTGCGTCCTCCTGACGTGGAAACATCGAATGTGTGGATTAATGACTTTCATTTTTGGAAGACTTTCATGAGAGGCTATGTCGGTTCCTCGAATTAACACTGCAAAACCATGGCGGTTCCATCAATTCGAAATCCGGCATGAAACGTGCCCACCGGATCACGGAAGATCTTGTGACACAAACGGGGCAGTTGCGTCCCCCAAACTAATTCACGGAAAAAGCATCAAATTAGCTGAATGGAGGCCCGGACATGTTGTTATGTTTGGAGAACGCCTTCGTCTAGTCGATATCTACTGAGCCTCTAGGGTCACCCGGACGGGGATGATCCGGAGGGTTTTTTCCGGTGGTGACTCCCTATTATTACTTTACCTTGTATTATTGGAAAATTTATTGACGTTTCAATTTACTCTATTTTTTTATATAAATATGCTTATCTAATCATACACTAGAAAACACTCTCAATAATTTTAGACATTACACTTTCTGATCTAAGCCATAAGATTAAGGGATATTAAAGTATAAATGAAGATGCATGCATATACACATAAATATATGTACATATACATTGATTTTCACAAAATATTGTACAGATAAACTCTGTTCTACAACATACAGTTTAAATTTATACCATTATAATTTTTTCGTTAGTATATATACACCACAGTTGTATAAAAAGAGCAATATAATTAATTGTAGGAACATTTAAAGATGGCTAACTATCAAAAGTAATAGATAAAAAATTATTATGTTAAGTCTGTAGTATGTGAAATGCAAGTCGTAATTGGGTATAAAAGTTTAGTATAACAAAATGTATTGTCATCAAGCTTTCAACTTTCACAGTGCGCTCACTTGCTATGGACTCGAAGCCAACACTGACCCTTACCAAACATAAAGGGCCTCGAAGCTACCCAGGCAACCCGTGAATAGCTCGAAACTGCGTGGAAAGAGGCCAAGTAACTCAAGGGCATGTTTCGTCTCGGTCGTTGCAGACATGGAGCACAAAATTCTAGCGTTTTACCTCGTAGGTCTACCGACTAGATCAAAAAATCCTCATTAAACAACTTTCTGATGAAGTCAAATTACATCAAACAACTTCCATTTGACTACCATCTCCTTCGAATTATTTCCGGTAAGATTATGAAAACACATTGTGGTTCCTAGTATTGATCAATATATAGAGGTTACAAGGCCGAGTTCGTATCGTACAATTCACGAACACGTATACACGGATTACACatatacaacaatatacatatagAATATACAATACGGGTTTTTTTGCGAGTGAATTTTGTTTGTTGAGCTGTGAAAGAAATCAAATCCTTTG
It includes:
- the LOC127296829 gene encoding uncharacterized protein, which gives rise to MRAAATAQIDPSPTPSPAALAKSRLKRLFERQVLRVSPAERLPSVSAGGDKDDLLEPSSVCLDGMVRSFLEDGGAVVPGERANAARCCNCFNGGDASDDDDGPAAAEASALSDAAETIKGLVHCASLRERNLLADVSTLVERHRAAGARKRDLLRLLAASLVATGHDAALCLSRWDKSSSHPAGEHAYVDVLLPAGSERGDRERVIVDVDFRSQFEVARPTKAYRAVLQRLPSVFVGREDRLRLLVAAAADSARASLKKRGLHLPPWRKPEYMRAKWLSPYEREVPPPPPPAPDAPAAACELADAGEGGGDGHTV